In a single window of the Caproicibacterium sp. BJN0003 genome:
- the ppdK gene encoding pyruvate, phosphate dikinase, with the protein MSHKYVYLFSEGNKDMRELLGGKGANLAEMTNAGMPVPQGFTISTEACTQYYNDGRQINDEIKAEIDEYLVKMEKICGKKFADPENPLLVSVRSGARASMPGMMDTILNLGLNDVVVKGLAKFTNNERFAYDSYRRFIQMFSDVVMELPKPEFEKIIDQKKAEKGVKMDTELSADDLKDLVVRFKAFYKEKKGEDFPSDPKVQLMEAVKAVFRSWDNPRANVYRRLNEIPYDWGTAVSVQAMVFGNSGDRSGTGVAFTRNPATGEKALFGEYLINAQGEDVVAGVRTPSPIAQLKQDMPEVYKQFASIADRLEKHYTDMQDMEFTIENGKLYMLQTRNGKRTANAALKVAVDLVDEGMIDEKEAVLRVEPKQLDALLHPQFDAEALKKAKALGKGLAASPGAACGRVVFSAEDAKEWAKNGEKVVLVRRETSPEDIEGMQSAEGILTVRGGMTSHAAVVARGMGTCCVSGCGEIVVDYDAKTFTLGGKTIKEGDYISLDGTTGNIYGEAIPSAPATISGNFGRFMEWADKYRQLEVYTNADTPRDAKQGRKFGAEGIGLCRTEHMFFEETRIKAMREMIVAETTEEREKALAKIMPFQQGDFEGLYEAMEGRPVIIRYLDPPLHEFLPTKEEDIKEIADELGITVARLKNVIASLHEFNPMMGHRGCRLCVTYPEIAKMQTTAVINAAIAVTKRNKFKVEPRIMIPLVGEVKELKFVKDIVVETADQLIKESGMDMKYQVGTMIEIPRAALTADEIAKEAEFFSFGTNDLTQMTFGFSRDDAGKFLDSYYENKIYELDPFAHLDQKGVGKLVKMAVELGRKTRPDIHLGICGEHGGDPTSVEFCHDVGLNYVSCSPFRVPVARLAAAQAAIKNPRK; encoded by the coding sequence ATGAGTCACAAGTATGTCTATCTGTTCTCAGAGGGCAACAAGGACATGAGAGAACTCCTGGGCGGCAAAGGCGCAAACCTTGCCGAAATGACCAATGCAGGAATGCCGGTTCCCCAGGGATTTACAATCTCTACAGAAGCCTGTACCCAGTATTACAATGATGGCCGCCAGATCAATGATGAGATCAAGGCGGAAATTGATGAGTATCTTGTAAAGATGGAAAAAATCTGCGGTAAGAAATTTGCAGATCCGGAAAATCCGCTTTTGGTTTCCGTTCGTTCCGGTGCCCGCGCTTCCATGCCTGGCATGATGGATACAATTCTGAATTTGGGCCTCAATGACGTTGTGGTCAAAGGTCTTGCAAAGTTCACGAACAATGAGCGCTTTGCTTATGATTCTTATCGCCGTTTCATCCAGATGTTCTCGGATGTTGTTATGGAGCTGCCGAAGCCTGAGTTTGAGAAGATTATCGATCAGAAGAAGGCAGAAAAAGGCGTTAAGATGGATACCGAGCTTTCTGCTGATGATTTGAAAGATTTGGTTGTTCGCTTTAAAGCTTTCTATAAAGAGAAAAAGGGCGAGGATTTCCCATCTGACCCGAAGGTTCAGCTGATGGAAGCAGTCAAGGCTGTTTTCCGTTCCTGGGACAACCCCCGTGCAAATGTTTATCGCCGCTTAAACGAGATTCCTTATGACTGGGGCACTGCTGTTAGTGTACAGGCAATGGTCTTTGGTAACTCTGGCGATCGTTCCGGCACAGGCGTTGCATTTACTCGTAACCCGGCAACCGGTGAGAAAGCACTGTTCGGCGAATATCTCATCAATGCACAGGGCGAAGATGTTGTCGCTGGTGTTCGTACACCTTCTCCGATTGCACAGCTCAAGCAGGATATGCCTGAAGTATACAAGCAGTTTGCTTCGATTGCAGACCGTCTCGAAAAACATTATACCGATATGCAGGATATGGAGTTCACCATTGAAAATGGCAAGCTCTACATGCTGCAGACTCGTAACGGAAAACGTACCGCAAACGCAGCTCTGAAAGTTGCTGTTGACCTTGTGGACGAGGGCATGATCGACGAGAAAGAAGCAGTTCTCCGTGTTGAGCCGAAGCAGCTTGATGCTTTGCTTCATCCGCAGTTTGACGCTGAAGCACTTAAAAAGGCAAAGGCACTTGGCAAAGGATTGGCTGCATCTCCGGGCGCTGCCTGCGGCCGTGTCGTTTTCTCTGCTGAAGACGCAAAAGAGTGGGCAAAGAACGGCGAGAAGGTAGTCCTGGTTCGCCGTGAGACTTCTCCGGAAGACATCGAAGGCATGCAGAGTGCAGAAGGTATCCTGACTGTCCGCGGCGGCATGACCAGCCACGCAGCTGTTGTTGCACGTGGCATGGGAACCTGCTGTGTTTCCGGCTGTGGTGAGATCGTTGTTGACTATGATGCAAAGACCTTTACCCTCGGCGGTAAGACCATTAAAGAGGGAGATTATATTTCTCTTGACGGCACCACCGGCAATATCTATGGAGAGGCGATTCCGAGTGCTCCGGCTACCATTAGCGGAAACTTTGGCCGCTTTATGGAATGGGCCGATAAGTACCGTCAGCTCGAAGTTTACACCAACGCTGATACTCCCCGTGATGCAAAACAGGGCCGTAAGTTTGGTGCAGAGGGAATTGGCCTTTGCCGTACAGAGCATATGTTCTTCGAAGAGACCCGTATTAAGGCAATGCGCGAGATGATCGTTGCAGAGACAACCGAAGAGCGTGAAAAAGCACTCGCAAAGATTATGCCGTTCCAGCAGGGCGATTTTGAAGGCCTGTATGAAGCAATGGAAGGCCGTCCGGTTATTATCCGTTACCTCGATCCCCCACTTCATGAGTTCCTGCCTACGAAGGAAGAGGACATTAAAGAGATTGCGGACGAGCTCGGAATTACTGTTGCTCGTTTGAAGAATGTAATTGCAAGCCTGCATGAATTCAACCCGATGATGGGTCACCGTGGATGCCGTCTGTGCGTTACCTATCCGGAAATTGCAAAAATGCAGACCACCGCTGTTATTAATGCTGCTATCGCTGTTACAAAGCGCAATAAATTTAAGGTTGAGCCCCGTATTATGATTCCGCTGGTCGGCGAAGTCAAGGAACTCAAATTCGTAAAAGATATTGTTGTCGAGACCGCGGATCAGCTGATCAAAGAATCCGGCATGGATATGAAGTATCAGGTTGGTACCATGATCGAAATTCCGCGTGCTGCTTTGACTGCAGATGAAATCGCGAAGGAAGCAGAGTTCTTCAGCTTTGGTACAAACGACCTTACACAGATGACCTTCGGCTTTAGCCGTGATGATGCTGGTAAGTTCCTGGATTCTTATTATGAGAATAAGATCTATGAATTGGATCCGTTTGCACATCTGGATCAAAAGGGTGTTGGCAAGTTGGTGAAGATGGCTGTTGAGCTGGGCCGCAAGACCCGCCCGGATATCCATCTCGGAATTTGCGGCGAACATGGTGGAGATCCAACTTCTGTTGAGTTCTGCCATGATGTTGGTCTTAATTATGTTTCCTGTTCACCGTTCCGTGTGCCGGTTGCACGTCTGGCTGCGGCACAGGCTGCGATTAAGAATCCTCGCAAGTAA
- a CDS encoding ribose-phosphate pyrophosphokinase, with product MNFHGKEIKIFAANASKSVAKQISECLGLPMGKSEVTTFSDGEISVSLQESVRGSDCFIVQSTCAPVNNNLMELLIMIDAMKRASAARITAVIPYFGYARQDRKAKARDPISAKLCADLITTAGADRVLTMDLHAAQIQGFFNIPVDHLRGVPLLASFLKERVADHVDDYVVVSPDLGSVTRARDFATRVGTPLAIVDKRRQKANVCEVMNIIGSVQGKKVILVDDMIDTAGTLCNAAKAIMEHGALSVTACATHGVLSGPAIQRIQDSVIDEVVLLDTVPLPPEKKLDKITLLPTAPTFAEAIERIYEDKPVSPMFI from the coding sequence ATGAATTTTCACGGCAAGGAAATCAAGATTTTCGCTGCCAACGCCAGTAAAAGCGTAGCAAAACAGATCAGCGAATGTCTGGGACTGCCCATGGGTAAGAGTGAAGTAACCACTTTCAGCGACGGAGAGATCTCCGTTTCTCTTCAGGAATCCGTACGCGGATCTGATTGCTTTATCGTTCAATCGACCTGCGCGCCGGTCAACAACAACCTGATGGAACTGCTTATCATGATTGATGCGATGAAGCGTGCCAGCGCTGCCCGAATCACTGCAGTGATTCCTTACTTTGGCTATGCCCGTCAGGACCGCAAGGCAAAAGCACGCGATCCGATCAGTGCAAAGCTTTGTGCCGATCTGATCACCACAGCCGGTGCGGACCGCGTCCTCACAATGGACCTTCACGCCGCACAGATTCAAGGCTTTTTCAACATTCCCGTTGACCATCTGCGCGGAGTTCCGCTTTTGGCATCTTTCCTCAAAGAGCGTGTCGCAGACCATGTTGACGATTATGTGGTAGTTTCCCCCGACCTCGGCAGCGTTACTCGCGCCCGTGACTTTGCAACCCGTGTTGGCACGCCGCTTGCCATTGTAGATAAGCGCCGCCAAAAAGCCAATGTCTGCGAAGTTATGAACATCATCGGTTCCGTTCAGGGTAAAAAAGTCATCCTGGTCGACGATATGATCGATACTGCCGGTACCCTCTGCAATGCTGCAAAAGCAATTATGGAGCATGGTGCACTTTCCGTTACCGCCTGTGCAACTCATGGTGTTCTTTCCGGCCCCGCAATTCAGAGAATCCAGGATTCGGTCATTGACGAAGTTGTCCTTTTGGATACAGTTCCGCTGCCTCCTGAAAAGAAGCTGGACAAAATTACACTTTTGCCGACCGCTCCGACTTTTGCAGAAGCAATCGAGCGCATCTATGAAGATAAACCGGTTTCCCCTATGTTTATCTGA
- the pth gene encoding aminoacyl-tRNA hydrolase, producing MFFQKSPEAIGSIEYLLVGLGNPGKEYEGTRHNTGFMAIDKIADDAGVKLDRLKFKGLCTSATFGGKKVLLLKPSTFMNLSGQSVTEAMRFYKLPPEKVIVLFDDISLPCGHLRIRRKGSDGGHNGMKNILYLSGSDQFPRIKIGVGKKPNPQWDLADWVLSHFSTDEMKLMDESTKNAAAAAALMVNDKIDEAMNRYNG from the coding sequence ATGTTTTTTCAAAAATCTCCGGAAGCTATTGGTTCCATTGAATATCTTCTGGTGGGGCTTGGCAATCCCGGCAAAGAGTATGAAGGGACACGCCATAACACCGGATTTATGGCAATTGACAAAATTGCTGATGACGCGGGTGTAAAACTTGACCGCCTAAAATTTAAGGGGCTTTGTACGTCTGCAACATTCGGCGGTAAAAAAGTGCTTCTTCTAAAGCCTTCCACTTTTATGAATCTTTCCGGTCAAAGTGTCACCGAAGCCATGCGCTTTTATAAGCTCCCTCCCGAAAAAGTGATTGTGCTTTTTGATGATATTTCTCTCCCCTGCGGGCATCTTCGAATTCGGCGCAAGGGCAGCGACGGCGGACACAACGGCATGAAAAACATTTTGTATCTCTCCGGCAGTGATCAATTTCCACGCATTAAAATCGGCGTAGGGAAAAAGCCGAATCCGCAGTGGGATTTAGCAGACTGGGTCCTTAGCCACTTTTCAACAGACGAAATGAAACTGATGGACGAAAGCACCAAAAACGCTGCGGCCGCAGCTGCTCTTATGGTAAATGACAAAATTGACGAAGCGATGAATCGCTATAACGGATGA
- the hemW gene encoding radical SAM family heme chaperone HemW, with amino-acid sequence MNGLYLHVPFCVQKCPYCDFFSLRATEEQMESYTDFLIFTMKKWKKEHPDFFCDTLYFGGGTPSLLGAERLCRLTNTARTEFGLTDAEITVEVNPGEIPPDFFPPLFEAGVNRISLGLQSANSKELSFLGRRHTPQQAASAMAEARRAGIQNISLDLILAFPGQTDDSLKESIRFCQENGASHVSAYLLQIEPGTLFFKNRNSLNLPGEEENCERYLLACQELKNAGFSQYEISNFAKPGYESRHNLKYWNQEEYLGLGPSASSYYNRKRFYWPRSLRGFLMGEPPIEETDRVIPAGSFSEYALLRLRLCKGLTEKDCLSRFSHGIPSSLREAAIPYQKAGLLTQSPESLSLTPRGFLVSNSLIETLLEAL; translated from the coding sequence ATGAACGGGCTTTATCTGCATGTGCCCTTTTGCGTTCAAAAATGCCCTTACTGCGATTTCTTTTCTCTGCGGGCAACAGAAGAGCAGATGGAATCCTATACGGATTTTTTGATTTTCACTATGAAAAAATGGAAAAAAGAGCACCCGGATTTTTTCTGCGACACGCTTTATTTTGGAGGCGGAACCCCCAGCCTTTTAGGGGCTGAGCGGCTCTGCCGTCTAACAAATACTGCCCGAACCGAATTTGGTCTTACCGATGCTGAAATCACGGTGGAAGTTAATCCCGGAGAAATTCCGCCCGATTTTTTCCCACCTCTTTTTGAGGCAGGTGTCAACCGTATTTCATTAGGGCTTCAGTCCGCAAATTCTAAAGAACTTTCTTTTCTCGGGCGCCGACACACGCCTCAACAGGCTGCTTCCGCCATGGCAGAAGCACGACGCGCCGGAATTCAAAATATTTCTCTTGATTTGATTTTGGCATTTCCGGGACAGACCGACGATTCTTTAAAAGAAAGCATTCGATTCTGCCAAGAAAATGGTGCTTCTCACGTTTCCGCCTATCTTTTGCAAATCGAACCGGGCACGTTGTTTTTTAAAAATCGAAACAGTTTAAATCTTCCCGGAGAAGAAGAAAACTGTGAACGATATCTTCTTGCCTGCCAAGAATTAAAAAATGCAGGTTTTTCCCAATATGAAATTTCGAATTTTGCAAAGCCGGGCTATGAAAGCCGCCACAATTTAAAATACTGGAATCAGGAAGAATATCTTGGGCTTGGTCCTTCTGCTTCTTCCTATTATAATAGAAAACGATTTTACTGGCCGCGTTCTCTGCGGGGATTTCTGATGGGAGAACCACCTATAGAAGAAACCGATCGTGTAATCCCTGCCGGCAGTTTTTCGGAATATGCACTTTTGCGTCTGCGCCTCTGCAAAGGACTAACTGAAAAAGATTGTCTGAGCCGCTTTTCTCATGGAATCCCAAGCTCTCTGCGTGAAGCAGCGATTCCTTACCAAAAAGCCGGGCTTTTAACGCAGTCACCTGAATCACTTTCACTGACGCCGCGGGGGTTTTTGGTTTCAAATTCTTTGATCGAAACCTTGCTGGAAGCATTATAA
- the hrcA gene encoding heat-inducible transcriptional repressor HrcA, producing the protein MELSPRKQKILTAVIELYTETGEPVGSKVLCEMLEFPVSSATVRNEMSELSAMGLLEQPHTSAGRVPSESGYRFYLDSLIEPESTTPDERHFIDALLLPSAYDPEKLLDGVSRALSGMTRLAAISITPSGRDAVVRAVQFVQTSRRTSMVILMTSNGTMHTRVFHCEFDLSPEILRVFFRVFNEKLVNMPIRKITPAFIQSLAASMGNVGMLMSSALMALLEVAREAMGADVRMDGETNLLYYPEVGEGDLRRVMGFLARQDEVYRLLIEPGDRVLIGKEIGVPALDSMALIISHYAINGTPAGAIALLGPMRMNYKRLLGSLSYLSDSVGRMLTELMKLQ; encoded by the coding sequence ATGGAACTCAGCCCACGCAAGCAAAAAATTTTAACAGCGGTCATTGAACTTTATACTGAAACCGGTGAACCGGTCGGAAGCAAAGTGCTGTGTGAGATGCTTGAGTTTCCGGTTTCCTCTGCCACTGTGCGCAACGAGATGAGTGAGCTTTCCGCAATGGGTCTTTTGGAACAGCCACACACTTCCGCCGGAAGGGTTCCCAGTGAATCCGGATATCGTTTTTATCTGGACTCTTTAATTGAACCGGAATCCACCACTCCGGATGAGCGGCATTTTATTGATGCTTTGCTTCTCCCCAGCGCCTATGACCCGGAAAAACTTTTGGACGGTGTTTCACGAGCACTTTCTGGAATGACCCGTTTAGCGGCAATTTCCATTACCCCCAGCGGACGGGATGCAGTTGTTCGGGCAGTTCAGTTTGTTCAGACAAGCCGTCGCACCTCAATGGTCATTTTGATGACCAGCAACGGTACCATGCACACACGGGTTTTTCATTGTGAGTTTGATCTTTCCCCTGAAATTTTGCGGGTATTTTTTCGAGTTTTTAATGAAAAGCTTGTAAACATGCCAATTCGCAAAATTACGCCTGCTTTTATCCAATCTTTGGCGGCTTCCATGGGGAATGTCGGTATGCTGATGAGCAGTGCATTGATGGCATTGTTAGAAGTAGCCCGCGAAGCAATGGGAGCTGACGTTCGCATGGATGGAGAAACGAATCTGCTCTATTATCCCGAGGTTGGAGAAGGGGATCTTCGCCGAGTGATGGGATTTTTAGCGCGGCAAGACGAAGTTTACCGCCTGCTGATTGAACCCGGTGACCGGGTTTTGATTGGAAAAGAGATCGGGGTTCCGGCACTTGACAGCATGGCGCTAATTATTTCCCACTATGCAATCAATGGAACGCCTGCCGGAGCAATCGCACTTTTAGGGCCCATGCGTATGAATTACAAGCGCCTTCTCGGGAGTCTTTCGTACCTTTCCGACAGTGTAGGACGAATGCTCACGGAATTAATGAAATTACAATGA
- the grpE gene encoding nucleotide exchange factor GrpE, producing MNKKEDNQEKQKEKPQEEKAEKTKVEEKEPAESKPEEKVENPQEDPAKLLEKAQAELKKQKDILLRTAAEYDNYRKRTEREKATAYADATAATVLEFLPVADNLTRALSQKDCSIEDLRKGIEMVQKQMESALKKLGVEPMGKKGDPFDAEYHNAVSHIESDDLGENVIAEVFQPGYKLGDRIVRHAMVQVAN from the coding sequence TTGAATAAAAAAGAAGACAACCAAGAGAAGCAAAAAGAGAAGCCACAGGAAGAAAAAGCTGAAAAAACTAAGGTGGAAGAAAAGGAACCTGCTGAGTCAAAGCCCGAAGAAAAAGTGGAAAATCCACAGGAGGATCCTGCAAAACTTTTGGAAAAAGCGCAGGCGGAGCTTAAAAAGCAAAAAGACATTCTGCTGCGCACGGCCGCAGAATACGATAACTATCGTAAACGCACCGAACGCGAGAAAGCAACGGCTTATGCCGATGCAACTGCGGCGACGGTTTTGGAATTTCTTCCGGTAGCCGATAACCTGACGCGAGCTCTCAGTCAGAAAGACTGTTCCATAGAAGACCTGCGCAAAGGGATTGAGATGGTTCAAAAGCAAATGGAATCCGCACTTAAAAAGCTTGGAGTTGAACCCATGGGCAAAAAAGGCGATCCATTTGATGCCGAATATCACAATGCCGTTTCTCACATTGAAAGTGACGATCTTGGAGAAAATGTCATTGCAGAAGTTTTTCAGCCCGGTTATAAACTGGGTGACCGTATTGTTCGTCACGCGATGGTTCAGGTTGCCAATTGA
- the dnaK gene encoding molecular chaperone DnaK: MSKTIGIDLGTTNSCVAVIEGGEPVVIANAEGGRTTPSVVGFKKDGERMVGATAKRQAVANPERTVSSIKRHMGTDYKVKIDDKQYTPQEISAMILQKLKADAEAYLGQPVTSAVITVPAYFSDAQRQATKDAGKIAGLDVKRIINEPTAAALSYGVDKGQEQKIMVYDLGGGTFDVSIIEMGDGVQEVLATAGDTHLGGDDFDSRVIDWMLKGFKAENGIDLSNDKMAMQRLKEAAEKAKIDLSGMTTTQINLPFITADANGPKHLDMTLTKAKFDELTSDLVERTMGPVNQAMKDAGLSFNDINKILLVGGSTRMPAVQEAVKKVSGKEPFKGINPDECVAIGAAIQAGVLGGEVEGLLLLDVTPLSLGVETMGGVMTKVIDRNTTIPTKKSQIFSTAADGQTQVEVNVLQGERDFARDNKQLGLFKLDGIAPAPRGIPQIEVAFDIDANGIVNVSAKDLATGKEQHITISSSSNMSKDDINKAVKDAEKYAEEDKKHREVVDAKNNAEQMVYAAEKLIKDSGDKMDSNDKTELESKIAALKESSSKDDTADMKTKSDELQKVLFSISEKLYKNAAPQGGAAGAAPQGGAQPNAPHQDTNGNTVYDADYKDVDDNKDKK; this comes from the coding sequence ATGAGTAAAACAATTGGTATTGATTTAGGCACTACAAACTCCTGTGTTGCAGTTATTGAAGGCGGTGAGCCAGTCGTCATCGCAAATGCCGAAGGCGGACGTACAACCCCTTCCGTTGTCGGCTTTAAAAAAGACGGCGAGCGCATGGTCGGCGCAACCGCAAAACGTCAAGCTGTTGCGAATCCGGAGCGCACCGTTTCTTCTATTAAGCGCCACATGGGCACCGACTACAAAGTAAAAATTGATGATAAACAGTATACCCCTCAGGAAATCAGCGCAATGATTCTGCAAAAGCTGAAGGCTGATGCCGAAGCTTATCTTGGCCAGCCGGTCACCAGCGCAGTTATCACCGTTCCTGCATATTTTAGTGATGCACAGCGTCAGGCTACAAAAGATGCCGGCAAAATTGCAGGCCTCGATGTAAAACGTATCATCAACGAGCCAACCGCAGCAGCGCTTTCTTATGGCGTTGATAAAGGGCAGGAACAAAAGATCATGGTTTACGACCTCGGCGGCGGCACTTTTGATGTCTCTATCATCGAAATGGGTGACGGCGTTCAGGAAGTTCTCGCAACTGCTGGTGATACTCACCTCGGCGGCGATGACTTCGATAGCCGTGTCATTGATTGGATGCTCAAAGGCTTTAAAGCAGAAAACGGCATCGATCTCTCCAACGATAAGATGGCAATGCAGCGCTTAAAGGAAGCTGCTGAAAAAGCAAAGATTGATCTTTCCGGCATGACCACCACCCAGATCAACCTCCCCTTTATCACAGCAGATGCAAACGGCCCGAAACATTTGGATATGACGCTCACAAAAGCAAAATTTGATGAACTCACTTCCGATCTGGTCGAGCGCACCATGGGCCCTGTTAATCAGGCAATGAAGGACGCCGGACTTTCCTTCAACGATATTAATAAGATTTTGTTGGTCGGTGGTTCCACTCGTATGCCGGCTGTTCAGGAAGCTGTTAAAAAGGTGAGCGGCAAAGAGCCATTTAAGGGCATCAACCCCGATGAATGTGTTGCAATTGGCGCTGCTATTCAGGCCGGTGTTCTGGGCGGCGAAGTCGAAGGTCTGCTACTTTTGGATGTTACCCCGCTTTCTCTTGGCGTTGAAACCATGGGCGGCGTTATGACAAAGGTAATTGACCGCAACACAACGATCCCGACCAAAAAGAGTCAGATTTTCTCTACTGCTGCAGATGGTCAGACACAGGTTGAAGTCAATGTTCTGCAGGGCGAACGCGATTTTGCCCGCGACAACAAACAGCTTGGCCTCTTCAAACTGGATGGTATTGCTCCGGCTCCGCGTGGAATTCCTCAGATCGAAGTCGCCTTTGATATTGATGCCAACGGCATTGTAAATGTCTCCGCAAAAGATCTTGCGACCGGCAAGGAACAGCATATTACGATTTCTTCTTCCTCCAATATGAGCAAAGATGATATCAATAAGGCTGTAAAAGATGCTGAGAAATATGCAGAGGAAGACAAGAAGCACCGCGAGGTTGTCGATGCAAAGAACAATGCAGAGCAGATGGTCTATGCCGCTGAAAAGCTTATAAAAGACAGTGGCGACAAAATGGACAGCAATGATAAGACAGAACTTGAAAGCAAGATCGCCGCTCTGAAAGAATCTTCCAGCAAAGACGATACTGCAGATATGAAGACAAAATCTGACGAACTGCAGAAGGTGCTGTTCTCCATCAGCGAAAAGCTCTACAAAAATGCTGCTCCACAAGGTGGCGCTGCTGGTGCTGCCCCGCAAGGCGGCGCACAGCCAAATGCACCTCATCAGGATACAAACGGCAACACCGTTTATGATGCAGACTATAAAGATGTAGACGACAACAAAGACAAGAAATAA
- the dnaJ gene encoding molecular chaperone DnaJ: MAEKRDYYEVMGVPKNASDDEIKKAYRKLAKKYHPDLHPGDKVAEEKFKEVNEAYEVLSNPEKKARYDQFGHAGVDPNFGGGPGGSPFDADIDLGDIFNSFFGGGFGGTRRQNPNAARRGSDAETSVYISFQEAAKGCKQTVSYEKIDVCSSCGGSGAKKGTSAKTCPTCGGTGQIHVSQRTPFGVMQTTRTCDHCGGTGRVIDSPCPTCSGTGHVRQKKTLEISIPAGIADQQVLNISGQGNAGTHGGPAGDLHVFVSVRSHPIFERRGFDVWCEMPITFSQAALGAEVVVPTIDGKVSYQVHEGTQPGDIFKLRGKGIQKLGSRGRGDQYVRVTIEVPKNLTEKQKELLRNFDDSANDKNYQNRKSFFDKLKNLFD, translated from the coding sequence ATGGCAGAAAAACGCGATTATTATGAAGTCATGGGCGTGCCGAAGAACGCTTCTGATGACGAAATTAAAAAAGCTTACCGAAAGCTTGCTAAAAAATATCACCCGGATCTTCACCCGGGAGACAAAGTAGCAGAAGAAAAATTCAAAGAGGTTAATGAAGCTTACGAAGTCCTTTCCAATCCGGAAAAGAAAGCACGGTATGATCAGTTTGGTCATGCCGGCGTTGATCCCAATTTTGGCGGAGGTCCCGGCGGAAGTCCATTTGATGCAGATATTGATCTCGGAGATATTTTCAATTCTTTCTTTGGCGGCGGATTCGGCGGTACTCGTCGTCAAAATCCGAATGCTGCACGGCGCGGCAGCGATGCAGAAACCAGCGTTTATATCAGTTTTCAGGAGGCTGCAAAAGGCTGCAAGCAAACGGTTTCCTATGAAAAAATTGACGTCTGTTCTTCCTGCGGCGGAAGTGGTGCCAAAAAAGGCACTTCGGCTAAAACCTGTCCTACCTGCGGAGGCACCGGTCAAATCCACGTCAGCCAGCGCACGCCGTTTGGTGTTATGCAGACTACCCGTACCTGTGATCACTGCGGCGGCACCGGTCGAGTAATCGACAGTCCGTGTCCTACCTGCAGCGGTACCGGTCATGTTCGCCAAAAAAAGACACTCGAAATCAGCATCCCGGCAGGAATCGCTGATCAGCAGGTACTCAATATTTCCGGACAGGGCAACGCTGGAACGCACGGAGGCCCCGCAGGAGATCTTCATGTATTTGTTTCGGTAAGATCTCATCCGATTTTTGAACGCCGCGGATTTGATGTTTGGTGCGAAATGCCGATTACCTTTAGCCAAGCTGCGCTGGGCGCCGAAGTAGTTGTTCCTACAATCGACGGCAAAGTAAGCTACCAGGTACACGAGGGCACACAGCCCGGCGATATCTTTAAGCTGCGCGGAAAAGGCATTCAAAAGCTCGGCAGCCGTGGACGCGGAGATCAATATGTCCGCGTTACGATCGAGGTTCCGAAGAATCTGACTGAAAAGCAAAAGGAACTGCTGCGAAATTTTGATGACTCCGCCAACGATAAGAACTATCAAAACCGTAAGTCTTTTTTCGATAAGCTAAAGAATTTGTTTGATTAA
- a CDS encoding creatininase family protein yields the protein MLINWNELSQLEFEQYREKAAVVVNFASTEQHSYHLPVGTDAFLGKEVTEQAAALAKTPIILLPQVCYGYSPHHRFAPGYITMPQKDLVNYACDICECVRENGFQRMYLVNSHGGNQVYLSAVINEMGEKHGTSFALKELRYWDVAGPRISEIRESKLGGMGHAGEFETSIMMYLHPELVHKELIHECDPVPGDPWFQRDLLGYKKYQKYANFNEVNPEGHIGQPHLASPEKGRLLFEAVTEELAKFFDYFNR from the coding sequence ATGCTGATTAACTGGAACGAGTTAAGTCAGCTGGAATTTGAGCAGTATCGTGAAAAAGCTGCAGTGGTAGTCAATTTTGCATCTACAGAACAGCATTCTTATCATCTACCGGTAGGGACGGATGCTTTTTTGGGAAAAGAAGTTACCGAACAGGCAGCAGCGCTTGCAAAGACGCCGATCATTCTTCTGCCGCAGGTTTGCTATGGATATTCACCGCATCATCGTTTTGCGCCGGGATATATCACCATGCCCCAAAAGGATTTGGTCAATTATGCCTGCGATATTTGTGAATGTGTGCGGGAAAATGGCTTTCAGAGAATGTATCTGGTCAATTCGCATGGGGGAAACCAAGTTTATCTTTCTGCTGTGATCAATGAGATGGGCGAAAAACATGGAACCTCTTTTGCTCTCAAAGAATTGCGTTATTGGGATGTAGCAGGCCCAAGAATCAGCGAGATTCGGGAGTCAAAGTTAGGCGGAATGGGCCATGCAGGTGAATTTGAAACTTCAATTATGATGTATCTTCACCCAGAGCTTGTTCATAAGGAATTAATTCATGAATGTGATCCGGTACCCGGAGACCCGTGGTTTCAACGTGATCTTCTGGGCTACAAAAAGTATCAGAAATATGCGAATTTCAATGAGGTGAATCCCGAGGGACATATTGGGCAGCCACATCTTGCATCACCAGAAAAAGGAAGGCTGCTCTTCGAAGCAGTTACAGAAGAGTTGGCAAAATTTTTTGATTACTTTAATCGGTAA